A single Brevundimonas sp. M20 DNA region contains:
- a CDS encoding hydrolase, with amino-acid sequence MRILPPEQSVLDHVAAREAVIIGRAVEWANVNSGSRHAAGLSAVLALLETTARALPATVERIPTQGSTTVADDGSVREEAHADALKITCRPDAPLQVVLTGHYDTVFPETSDFQTVVTRADGALNGPGIADMKGGISVLLAALEAFETHPDRERVGWTVLLSPDEEIGSPASAPLLAELGARGHVGMTYEPALSDGTLAGERKGSGNYHLIVTGKAAHAGRAFHEGANAVAGAAIIAARLHALNGQRDGVTVNVAKISGGGPLNVVADNAVVRFNVRVPDAQSSAWISETVRQIAAEPPFPGLTLDLHGGMTRAPKPMDASQTALFEAVKEAGALLGQTIAWKPSGGVCEGNNLHAAGLPNIDTLGVLGGDIHSDQEFAWPASFVERAQLSALILCKIASGEIDALKLKSLRLETM; translated from the coding sequence ATGCGGATTCTGCCTCCTGAACAGTCCGTGCTCGACCACGTCGCGGCACGCGAAGCCGTGATCATCGGACGGGCGGTGGAGTGGGCGAACGTCAACTCCGGCAGCCGTCATGCCGCCGGGTTGAGCGCGGTCCTGGCCCTGCTCGAGACCACGGCCCGCGCCCTGCCCGCGACCGTCGAGCGCATCCCCACGCAAGGCTCGACCACCGTCGCCGACGACGGCTCGGTGCGCGAGGAGGCTCACGCCGACGCCCTGAAGATCACCTGTCGCCCCGACGCGCCGCTCCAGGTGGTGCTGACCGGCCACTACGACACCGTCTTCCCCGAGACCTCGGACTTCCAGACGGTCGTGACCCGCGCCGACGGCGCCCTGAACGGTCCCGGCATCGCCGACATGAAGGGCGGCATCTCCGTTCTCCTGGCCGCTCTCGAGGCCTTCGAGACCCATCCGGATCGGGAGCGTGTCGGCTGGACCGTCCTTCTGTCGCCCGACGAGGAGATCGGCTCGCCCGCATCCGCCCCCCTGCTGGCGGAACTGGGCGCGCGCGGCCACGTCGGCATGACCTATGAACCCGCCCTGTCGGACGGCACGCTGGCGGGCGAGCGCAAAGGCAGCGGCAACTACCATCTGATCGTCACCGGCAAAGCCGCCCACGCGGGCCGGGCCTTCCATGAGGGCGCCAACGCCGTCGCCGGGGCCGCCATCATCGCCGCCCGCCTGCACGCCCTGAACGGCCAGCGCGACGGCGTCACCGTCAATGTCGCGAAGATCAGCGGCGGCGGCCCGCTCAATGTCGTCGCCGACAACGCCGTGGTCCGCTTCAACGTCCGCGTCCCGGACGCACAGTCCTCGGCCTGGATTTCGGAGACGGTCCGACAGATCGCCGCCGAGCCGCCCTTCCCCGGCCTGACGCTGGACCTGCACGGCGGCATGACCCGCGCGCCCAAGCCGATGGACGCCTCCCAGACCGCCCTGTTCGAGGCGGTGAAGGAAGCCGGCGCCCTGCTGGGCCAGACCATCGCGTGGAAGCCTTCGGGCGGCGTCTGCGAAGGTAACAACCTGCACGCCGCGGGCCTGCCCAACATCGACACCCTCGGCGTCCTTGGTGGCGACATCCATTCGGATCAGGAGTTCGCCTGGCCCGCCAGCTTCGTCGAGCGCGCCCAACTGAGTGCGCTCATCCTGTGCAAGATCGCCTCGGGCGAGATTGACGCCCTGAAACTGAAGTCCCTGCGTCTGGAGACGATGTAA
- a CDS encoding arginine N-succinyltransferase yields the protein MLVVRPAGPADLDHLLELAILSGPGFTSLPEDPDQLAERLDLSRDSFAGGMEPHERWYTLMLEESETGDVDGIGSVKASVGLKRPFFSFRVVSNAQSSPSLGIKLEQKTLVLVNECTGWTEVGSLFLKADRRKGGAGRLLSQSRYMLIGAEPELFNENVLAELRGVFTPDGACPFWDHVAHKFFPMDFDEADRMTGSTDKQFILDLAPRHPIYVELLPEPARAVIGKVHPQGVPAMALLESEGFRPNGLIDIFDAGPTVSCQRDNIRTVRDARALTVALADEVEAELPALISTDSVGAFRAVRQRAHLEGDTATLTRETADALKVRAGDTVRVKT from the coding sequence ATGCTCGTCGTCAGACCCGCCGGCCCCGCCGACCTCGACCATCTGCTCGAACTCGCCATCCTGTCGGGGCCGGGCTTCACCAGCCTGCCCGAAGACCCGGACCAGTTGGCCGAACGCCTCGACCTCAGCCGCGACAGCTTCGCGGGCGGCATGGAGCCGCATGAGCGCTGGTACACCCTGATGCTGGAGGAATCCGAAACCGGCGACGTCGACGGCATCGGCTCGGTGAAGGCCTCGGTGGGCCTCAAACGCCCCTTCTTCAGCTTCCGGGTCGTCAGCAACGCCCAGTCCTCGCCGTCGCTTGGCATCAAGCTGGAACAGAAGACGCTGGTGCTGGTCAACGAATGCACCGGCTGGACCGAGGTCGGCTCCCTCTTCCTCAAGGCCGACCGGCGCAAGGGCGGCGCGGGCCGCCTGCTCAGCCAGTCGCGCTACATGCTGATCGGCGCCGAGCCGGAGCTGTTCAACGAGAACGTCCTGGCCGAGCTGCGCGGTGTCTTCACCCCCGACGGCGCCTGCCCCTTCTGGGACCATGTCGCCCACAAATTCTTCCCGATGGACTTCGATGAGGCGGACCGGATGACAGGCTCCACCGACAAGCAGTTCATCCTCGATCTGGCCCCGCGCCATCCCATCTATGTCGAACTCCTGCCCGAGCCCGCTCGTGCGGTGATCGGCAAGGTGCACCCGCAGGGCGTGCCCGCCATGGCCCTGCTGGAGAGCGAGGGCTTCCGCCCCAACGGCCTGATCGACATCTTCGACGCCGGGCCGACCGTCTCCTGCCAACGGGACAATATCCGCACCGTCCGCGACGCCCGCGCCCTGACCGTCGCCCTCGCCGACGAGGTCGAGGCCGAACTGCCCGCCCTGATCTCGACCGACAGCGTCGGCGCCTTCCGCGCCGTGCGCCAGCGCGCCCACCTTGAAGGCGACACCGCCACCCTCACCCGCGAAACCGCCGACGCGCTGAAGGTGCGTGCTGGCGATACTGTTCGCGTAAAGACCTGA